One Arthrobacter sp. StoSoilB19 DNA window includes the following coding sequences:
- a CDS encoding DNA-3-methyladenine glycosylase I, whose translation MAPESAGVVIGEDGLARPAWAATDPLMRNYYDQEWGMPVTDEQGLYERICLEGFQAGLSWATILRKRPAFRAAFAGFDPEAVALFSNADVERLLQDPGIIRNRLKILATVKNAQATLELRNDGGLVDFVWGFRPDSTPEPRVAAEIPTQSAESIALSKALRKRGFSFVGPTTMFALMEAVGIVDTHLLASHRRGSSGVWQV comes from the coding sequence GTGGCTCCCGAATCCGCCGGCGTAGTTATCGGCGAGGATGGCCTCGCGCGGCCGGCGTGGGCCGCGACGGACCCGCTCATGCGGAACTACTACGACCAGGAATGGGGCATGCCCGTCACCGACGAGCAGGGCCTGTATGAACGCATCTGCCTGGAGGGCTTCCAGGCCGGGCTTTCATGGGCCACCATCCTGCGCAAACGCCCCGCGTTCCGCGCCGCCTTTGCCGGCTTCGATCCGGAGGCTGTGGCCCTGTTCAGCAACGCGGACGTGGAGCGGCTGTTGCAGGATCCGGGCATCATCAGAAACAGGCTGAAGATCCTTGCCACGGTTAAGAACGCACAGGCCACCCTGGAGCTTCGGAACGACGGCGGCCTGGTGGACTTTGTCTGGGGCTTCCGGCCGGACAGCACCCCGGAGCCCCGGGTTGCCGCGGAGATTCCCACCCAGTCTGCAGAGTCCATTGCCTTGTCCAAGGCACTTAGGAAGCGCGGCTTTTCCTTCGTGGGACCCACCACCATGTTCGCCCTGATGGAGGCGGTGGGAATCGTGGACACCCACCTCCTGGCGAGCCATCGGCGGGGATCTTCCGGCGTCTGGCAGGTGTGA
- a CDS encoding cell division protein CrgA → MPESKPRKKTASTAQPASPQAYKPNPVWFKPVMFGLMIIGLFWIITFYISEGRFPVQAWQSWNIVAGFGIAIVGFLMTTRWRS, encoded by the coding sequence GTGCCCGAGTCAAAGCCTCGCAAGAAGACCGCCAGCACCGCCCAGCCGGCTTCCCCCCAGGCTTACAAGCCCAATCCCGTCTGGTTCAAGCCGGTCATGTTTGGACTCATGATTATTGGCCTCTTCTGGATCATCACGTTCTACATCAGCGAGGGACGCTTCCCTGTGCAGGCCTGGCAGTCGTGGAACATCGTTGCCGGCTTTGGCATTGCCATCGTCGGCTTCCTGATGACTACCCGCTGGCGCTCCTGA
- a CDS encoding class E sortase — translation MVLQEKAGPATAPAPRRALLRGTIQVLGELLITAGVILLLFVAWQLWWTNVESDARQSQVIKEFAQDLGTAAPAPAPTAPAAAPAAGEDFGKPVVGTAPGHAGTIGIMYIPRFGPGYTRPIVEGTSQDVLDTLGLGHYGNTAMPGAVGNFAVAGHRQTHGAVLDNIHTLVPGDKIYVQTKDGYYVYVFRNNQIVMPSRTDVLEPVPTQPGATPTESYLTMTSCNPRFGAEERIIAYALLDSWRPAAAGPPAEIAAQVAAATGRN, via the coding sequence GTGGTATTGCAGGAGAAGGCGGGGCCCGCCACTGCGCCCGCCCCCCGTCGTGCCCTGCTGCGCGGCACCATCCAGGTTCTGGGCGAGCTGTTGATAACCGCCGGCGTTATCCTCCTTCTCTTTGTGGCATGGCAGCTGTGGTGGACCAACGTCGAGTCCGATGCCAGGCAGAGCCAGGTCATCAAGGAATTCGCCCAGGACCTGGGCACTGCCGCCCCCGCTCCCGCACCAACTGCGCCCGCCGCGGCACCCGCCGCCGGTGAGGATTTTGGCAAGCCCGTGGTGGGTACCGCCCCCGGCCACGCGGGAACGATCGGCATCATGTACATCCCCCGGTTCGGCCCCGGCTACACCCGCCCCATTGTCGAGGGGACCAGCCAGGATGTCCTGGACACCCTGGGCCTTGGGCACTACGGCAACACGGCCATGCCCGGTGCGGTAGGCAACTTTGCGGTGGCTGGGCACCGCCAGACGCACGGTGCAGTGCTGGATAACATCCACACCCTGGTGCCCGGCGACAAGATCTACGTCCAGACCAAGGACGGTTATTACGTCTACGTCTTCCGGAACAACCAGATTGTGATGCCTTCGCGCACGGACGTCCTGGAACCGGTGCCCACCCAGCCCGGCGCCACGCCCACCGAAAGCTACCTCACCATGACCAGCTGCAACCCCCGCTTCGGGGCGGAAGAACGCATCATCGCCTACGCCCTCCTGGACAGCTGGCGTCCGGCTGCAGCGGGCCCGCCGGCCGAAATCGCGGCGCAGGTTGCGGCAGCCACCGGAAGGAACTGA
- a CDS encoding aminodeoxychorismate/anthranilate synthase component II: MTTTKILVVDNYDSFVYTLVGYLQELGAETTVVRNDDVTLAEAIELASTRDGVLISPGPGNPAEAGICIELIKWCGENSVPMFGVCLGHQALAEAFGGKVTHAPELMHGKTSQVEHIGTSVFAGLPSPITATRYHSLAAVRESIPDVLEVTAQTASGVVMGLQHRTAPLCGVQFHPESVLTEGGYQMLGNWLESLGMKGAAARAAKLSPLIQH, from the coding sequence ATGACCACAACCAAGATCCTTGTAGTGGATAACTACGACAGCTTTGTCTACACCCTGGTGGGCTACCTCCAGGAGCTGGGCGCCGAGACCACAGTTGTCCGGAATGACGACGTGACGCTGGCGGAGGCGATTGAGCTTGCCAGCACCCGCGACGGCGTCCTCATCTCCCCGGGTCCGGGTAATCCTGCTGAAGCGGGCATCTGCATCGAGCTGATCAAGTGGTGTGGCGAAAACAGCGTCCCCATGTTCGGCGTATGCCTGGGCCACCAGGCACTGGCCGAGGCCTTCGGCGGCAAGGTGACGCACGCCCCGGAACTCATGCACGGCAAGACGTCCCAGGTGGAGCACATCGGCACCAGCGTTTTCGCCGGGCTCCCCTCCCCCATCACGGCCACCCGCTACCATTCCCTGGCCGCGGTCCGGGAGTCCATTCCTGACGTCCTGGAAGTCACCGCGCAGACCGCATCCGGCGTGGTCATGGGGCTGCAGCACCGGACCGCGCCGCTCTGCGGTGTGCAGTTCCATCCCGAATCGGTCCTTACCGAAGGCGGCTACCAGATGCTCGGCAACTGGCTGGAGTCCCTGGGCATGAAAGGCGCAGCCGCGCGGGCGGCGAAACTGAGCCCCCTCATCCAGCACTAG
- the pknB gene encoding Stk1 family PASTA domain-containing Ser/Thr kinase, with the protein MNESPRTPLHREDSLPVDNRRVLSGRYELGSLIGRGGMADVYRGTDTRLGRTVAIKLLRPDMARDPQFQARFKREAQAVAALNHPSIVAIFDTGEHLVHDGTGEDVRVPYIVMEYVEGKTLRDLIRAHEVSIDQAIEYCLGVLGALEYSHKAGIVHRDIKPANVMYCPGSNSVKVMDFGIARAIADSSATMTQTQAVVGTAQYLSPEQARGETVDARSDLYSAACLLYEMLTSRPPFVGDSPVSVAYQHVREIPEPASSLNPDVSPALDTVLAKALQKNRADRFQDAAAFRRALRAAKAGVPVPAVPVSEAPTDPNDHVPEASPPTEAFAASGTNFLDDAPTGRLAAPSLHDDGAAGPLELADEQEMDGYRPGGYRADDYGSAAPLPLGFPPERERTTRQKSRRRAWIATLVIFTLLVLAGGGLWLYQTVNRPAPAAPKVSIPSVSSMTETAALQALYNAGLRPRIARAVNDTVPKGTAIGTDPAAGGSLEPGAEVILNISEGPSSVKVPDSIPGKTEAAARDILRQVGLVGAPSTSTANSATVPAGIVITSNPAPGQSVGVGTSVELIVSTGKVVVPELRGLARDEAEAALKGLGLVPSVMEAENSQVEPGKVTDQSDPANAAVDQGKTIGIVVAKAPPPPAPTETATPTPTPTPTPKPTRKG; encoded by the coding sequence GTGAATGAGTCACCACGCACACCGTTGCACCGGGAGGACAGCCTGCCGGTGGACAACCGGCGTGTCCTGAGCGGCCGCTACGAACTGGGCAGCCTCATTGGCCGGGGCGGCATGGCGGATGTCTACCGGGGAACCGACACCCGCCTGGGCAGGACTGTTGCCATCAAACTGCTCAGGCCGGATATGGCCCGCGACCCGCAGTTCCAGGCACGGTTCAAGCGTGAGGCACAGGCGGTGGCGGCCCTGAACCACCCCTCGATCGTGGCCATCTTCGATACCGGTGAACACCTGGTCCACGACGGCACCGGCGAGGACGTCCGCGTGCCCTATATCGTGATGGAGTACGTCGAGGGAAAGACCCTGCGCGATCTGATCCGCGCCCATGAGGTCAGCATCGACCAGGCCATCGAGTACTGCCTGGGGGTCCTGGGCGCCCTGGAATACAGCCACAAGGCCGGAATCGTGCACCGGGACATCAAGCCCGCCAATGTGATGTATTGCCCGGGCAGCAATTCCGTCAAGGTGATGGACTTCGGCATTGCCCGCGCGATTGCCGATTCCTCCGCCACTATGACCCAGACCCAGGCAGTGGTGGGAACAGCGCAGTACCTGTCACCGGAACAGGCCCGGGGCGAAACCGTCGACGCCCGCAGTGACCTTTATTCCGCCGCATGCCTGCTCTACGAAATGCTGACCTCGCGCCCTCCGTTCGTCGGGGACAGCCCGGTGTCCGTGGCTTACCAGCACGTGCGGGAAATTCCGGAGCCCGCCAGCAGCCTGAATCCGGATGTGTCACCGGCCCTGGACACCGTACTGGCCAAGGCCCTGCAAAAGAACCGGGCCGACAGGTTCCAGGATGCCGCAGCCTTCCGGCGCGCCCTGAGGGCGGCAAAGGCCGGGGTCCCTGTCCCTGCCGTGCCTGTGTCCGAGGCGCCCACCGATCCCAACGACCACGTTCCCGAAGCGTCCCCGCCAACGGAGGCGTTCGCCGCATCGGGGACCAACTTCCTTGATGACGCGCCCACCGGCCGCCTGGCAGCCCCCTCCCTCCATGACGACGGAGCAGCAGGTCCGCTGGAACTTGCGGATGAGCAGGAGATGGACGGGTACAGGCCGGGCGGATACAGGGCAGACGATTACGGGTCGGCTGCGCCGCTCCCGCTTGGCTTCCCTCCGGAACGTGAGCGGACCACCCGGCAAAAGTCCCGCCGTCGTGCGTGGATCGCCACCCTGGTGATCTTCACCCTGCTGGTACTGGCAGGCGGTGGCCTGTGGCTCTACCAAACGGTCAACCGCCCAGCCCCCGCTGCACCCAAAGTGTCAATCCCCTCGGTGTCGTCGATGACGGAGACCGCGGCGCTTCAGGCACTGTACAACGCCGGCCTGCGCCCCAGGATCGCGCGGGCGGTGAATGACACAGTGCCCAAGGGAACCGCCATTGGGACTGATCCCGCGGCGGGCGGGTCACTGGAGCCGGGGGCGGAGGTCATCCTCAACATCTCCGAGGGCCCCAGTTCGGTTAAGGTCCCGGACAGCATCCCCGGCAAGACCGAGGCAGCCGCCCGGGATATCCTGCGGCAGGTGGGACTGGTGGGCGCGCCGTCAACCAGCACGGCCAACAGCGCCACCGTTCCGGCAGGAATAGTGATCACCTCCAATCCGGCGCCCGGGCAAAGCGTTGGCGTCGGCACCAGCGTGGAACTCATCGTTTCCACGGGCAAGGTGGTTGTCCCCGAACTGCGCGGCCTGGCCCGTGATGAGGCCGAGGCGGCCCTGAAGGGGCTTGGCCTGGTGCCGTCGGTGATGGAGGCGGAGAATTCCCAGGTAGAGCCGGGCAAGGTGACGGACCAGAGCGACCCCGCCAACGCCGCCGTCGACCAGGGAAAGACCATCGGCATCGTTGTGGCCAAGGCTCCGCCCCCACCGGCTCCGACCGAAACGGCGACGCCGACGCCCACTCCCACTCCCACGCCGAAGCCCACCAGGAAGGGCTGA
- a CDS encoding protein kinase gives MRPTTGITLGGRFQLTTRIAIGGMGEVWKAKDLVLGRIVAIKVLKEEYTGDPGFLQRFRAEARHTALLNHVGIANVFDYGEEEGSAYLVMELVPGQPLSSIIEHEQVLSPDRTLSIIAQTARALAVAHAQGLVHRDVKPGNLLITPDGRVKVTDFGIARLADQVPLTQTGQVMGTAQYLAPEQATGQTATGSSDIYSLGVIGYECLSGHRPFSGESQIAIALAQVNDAPPPLSETLPAPVRALLMSMLAKDPKDRPANAIKLAEAAEAIRNGDISAARAAVPGMLLFDADTGPITAPVDTATAPTGVIGAQHDSTPAATSALPVLGAGAAGAAAGLAAGAAGASADGDVPKGPLARADALAAERNWDQEEETYDDGPSDEPRRKGRSPWTWPLVALILLLLFALVGFLLNQMGLFSPSGNPTSGITTSSAPPSSATPTRTTASATPTQTRSTPTPTPTSEPTQDTVNVIPAAYLGKDYRQVRTSLANLGLQVTVLPQESRTAAPGTVLELNPTGVVPKGSLITVIYATAPSPAPTTAAPTPAPTTSSPVAGPTPLSPLPTCAAGQTPGTPATCTP, from the coding sequence GTGAGGCCTACAACCGGAATCACCCTCGGCGGCAGATTCCAGCTGACCACGCGGATTGCGATCGGCGGCATGGGGGAAGTCTGGAAAGCCAAAGACCTCGTCCTGGGCCGCATCGTCGCCATCAAGGTGCTGAAGGAGGAGTACACGGGGGACCCCGGATTCCTCCAGCGCTTCCGTGCGGAGGCCCGCCACACTGCCCTGCTGAACCATGTGGGGATCGCCAACGTCTTTGACTACGGCGAAGAAGAAGGCTCGGCCTACCTGGTCATGGAACTGGTCCCGGGCCAGCCCCTGAGCAGCATCATCGAGCACGAACAAGTGCTGTCGCCGGACCGCACGCTGTCCATCATTGCGCAGACCGCCCGCGCCCTGGCCGTCGCCCACGCCCAGGGCCTGGTCCACCGCGACGTCAAGCCCGGCAACCTCCTGATCACCCCGGACGGACGGGTCAAAGTCACGGACTTCGGCATCGCCCGACTCGCCGACCAGGTGCCCCTCACGCAGACCGGCCAGGTCATGGGAACGGCGCAGTACCTGGCACCCGAGCAGGCGACCGGCCAGACCGCCACGGGATCCTCGGACATCTACTCGCTCGGCGTTATCGGCTACGAGTGCCTCAGCGGGCACCGTCCTTTCTCCGGCGAATCGCAGATCGCCATTGCCCTGGCCCAGGTGAACGACGCTCCGCCGCCTCTTTCGGAGACCTTGCCGGCCCCGGTCCGGGCCCTCCTGATGTCAATGCTGGCCAAGGACCCCAAGGACCGTCCCGCCAACGCCATCAAGCTGGCCGAGGCTGCGGAGGCCATCCGCAACGGCGACATCAGCGCAGCACGCGCCGCCGTTCCCGGCATGCTTCTTTTCGACGCCGACACAGGGCCCATCACGGCCCCCGTTGACACTGCCACTGCCCCCACCGGAGTCATTGGCGCCCAGCATGACTCCACTCCGGCTGCCACATCAGCCCTTCCAGTGCTGGGTGCCGGCGCGGCGGGCGCCGCGGCCGGGCTGGCTGCGGGCGCCGCGGGCGCTTCCGCCGACGGGGATGTTCCCAAGGGGCCACTGGCCCGGGCCGATGCGCTGGCTGCCGAGCGGAACTGGGACCAGGAGGAGGAAACGTACGACGACGGTCCCTCCGATGAGCCCCGGCGCAAGGGACGCAGTCCATGGACCTGGCCCCTGGTCGCCCTGATCCTGCTGCTCCTGTTTGCGCTGGTGGGTTTCCTGCTGAACCAAATGGGACTCTTCTCGCCCTCCGGCAACCCGACATCCGGCATCACCACCAGCAGCGCGCCGCCGTCGTCGGCAACGCCCACGCGGACCACTGCGTCAGCCACGCCGACGCAGACGCGCAGCACACCGACGCCGACGCCTACTTCCGAGCCCACCCAGGACACTGTCAACGTGATCCCGGCCGCCTACCTCGGCAAGGACTACCGCCAGGTCCGGACGTCCCTTGCCAACCTGGGACTCCAGGTGACGGTCCTGCCGCAGGAGAGCCGGACGGCCGCCCCCGGCACCGTCCTGGAGCTCAATCCGACCGGCGTGGTGCCCAAGGGTTCGCTGATTACCGTCATCTACGCGACCGCTCCATCACCCGCGCCCACGACGGCGGCACCCACGCCTGCTCCCACCACGTCCTCACCCGTGGCGGGCCCCACGCCCCTCTCGCCCCTGCCAACCTGTGCGGCCGGCCAGACGCCCGGAACGCCTGCGACCTGCACGCCGTAA
- a CDS encoding penicillin-binding protein 2, protein MNQAIRHSWVAAVAMFALLFGAISYVQVVGADDLKTNPLNQRAILQNYCNDRGAIIVGGTPVAESVETGSETCKFQRTYPQPELYAGITGYFSKNYGATGLEQAMGAELAGNSDQLFLDRVGQLFLGNQPKGASVELTIDPQIQKLAYSLIPDGQRGSIVVTNPKTGAILAMVSKPSYNPNVVATQDAAAERAGMNELVKVPGINLNQNVSGPTGELLAPGSVFKLVDTAAALASGKYNKESVLPNPAEMPFDGIQYKLPNYAGGNCYTRDTASFAFALQQSCNTPFASIALDLGRDAIADQAKKFGFGEDVGGQLKLGHALGNGFPGNLDAPGLAQSAIGQKDVRATPLQINMMTSAIANGGKQMQPNLIKTLRSPDLRVIDEPQPQQLRTSTTPQIASQITEWMASAVSEGIAKGAAVPGVQVAGKTGTAELGNGTNNSWFTGFAPANNPQVSVTIVMEGVNITTGAQLTSPNAKKIFEAVLNK, encoded by the coding sequence ATGAACCAGGCAATCCGGCATTCATGGGTAGCCGCAGTGGCCATGTTTGCACTGCTGTTCGGGGCCATCAGCTACGTGCAGGTGGTAGGCGCCGACGACCTCAAGACCAACCCCCTGAACCAGCGTGCCATCCTGCAGAACTACTGCAACGACCGCGGCGCCATCATCGTTGGGGGCACCCCCGTTGCCGAGTCGGTGGAAACCGGTTCGGAGACCTGCAAGTTCCAGCGCACCTACCCGCAGCCGGAACTGTATGCGGGAATCACCGGCTACTTCTCGAAGAACTATGGCGCCACCGGCCTGGAACAGGCCATGGGCGCCGAACTGGCGGGGAACTCGGACCAGCTCTTCCTTGACCGGGTGGGCCAGCTCTTCCTGGGCAACCAGCCCAAGGGCGCGTCCGTGGAACTCACCATCGACCCCCAGATCCAGAAGCTTGCCTACAGCCTGATCCCGGACGGACAGCGCGGCTCGATTGTGGTGACCAACCCCAAGACCGGCGCCATCCTGGCCATGGTGTCCAAGCCGTCCTACAACCCCAACGTGGTGGCCACCCAGGACGCTGCCGCGGAGCGCGCCGGCATGAACGAGCTGGTCAAGGTTCCGGGCATCAACCTGAACCAGAACGTCAGCGGCCCCACCGGCGAGCTGCTCGCACCGGGATCGGTCTTCAAGCTCGTGGACACCGCGGCGGCGCTTGCCTCCGGCAAGTACAACAAGGAGAGTGTCCTCCCCAACCCGGCGGAGATGCCCTTTGACGGCATCCAGTACAAACTGCCCAACTACGCGGGCGGCAACTGCTACACCAGGGACACCGCCAGCTTCGCCTTCGCGCTGCAGCAGTCCTGCAATACCCCCTTCGCCAGCATTGCCCTGGATCTTGGCCGCGACGCCATCGCCGACCAGGCCAAGAAGTTCGGCTTCGGCGAGGACGTCGGCGGCCAGCTGAAGCTGGGCCACGCGCTGGGCAATGGTTTCCCCGGAAACCTGGACGCACCCGGCCTTGCCCAGTCGGCAATCGGACAGAAGGATGTCCGCGCCACGCCGCTGCAGATCAACATGATGACCTCCGCCATCGCCAACGGCGGCAAGCAGATGCAGCCTAACCTCATCAAGACCCTGCGCTCTCCGGACCTTCGTGTCATCGACGAACCGCAGCCGCAGCAACTGCGCACCTCCACCACCCCGCAGATCGCCAGCCAGATCACCGAGTGGATGGCAAGCGCAGTCAGCGAGGGCATTGCCAAGGGCGCAGCGGTCCCCGGCGTCCAGGTGGCCGGCAAGACAGGAACCGCAGAGCTCGGGAACGGAACCAATAACTCCTGGTTCACCGGCTTCGCGCCCGCAAACAATCCGCAGGTGAGTGTCACGATCGTCATGGAGGGCGTGAACATCACCACCGGCGCACAGCTGACCAGTCCTAACGCGAAGAAGATTTTTGAGGCGGTGTTGAATAAGTGA
- a CDS encoding FtsW/RodA/SpoVE family cell cycle protein has protein sequence MSQVSTLPKPRRNVELALLLLALAVGIGANMMVGVDQEKAFDSDFWFQSSLLAAAALAFHGVLRFRAKYADPVILPIVVALNGLGLAMIHRLDAPGEDTGNNQLRWTLIAMAVAIAVVFFLKDHRILRRFTFISLAASALLLILPLVPGVSAGEILGARVWIRVGPMTFQPGEVAKITLAIFFAGYLSSNRDLILLAGRKIGPLQFPRFKDMGPMITAWLVSIGVLIFQRDLGSSLLFFGLFIVMIYVATSRISWVVIGLALILGGGFVAAQVFSHVQQRVYGWLNAFSPDVYENGSRQVIEGLFGMANGGLVGTGLGQGRPDLVPFANSDMIIASLGEELGLIGLFAVVLLYLLLITRGFRAALGTRDAFGKLLACGLSFAVALQCFVVIGGVTRLIPLTGLTTPFLAAGGSSLLANWIIVGLLLMISHAARGPVDTTPLPPAGTAAATGIDTPTEAVKQA, from the coding sequence ATGAGCCAGGTAAGCACTTTGCCCAAGCCCCGCCGCAACGTTGAACTTGCCCTCCTGCTCCTGGCCCTCGCCGTTGGCATCGGCGCCAACATGATGGTGGGCGTGGACCAGGAGAAGGCCTTCGATTCCGACTTCTGGTTCCAGTCCAGCCTGCTGGCAGCGGCAGCCCTGGCCTTCCACGGTGTCCTGCGCTTCCGCGCAAAGTATGCCGATCCGGTAATACTTCCGATTGTCGTCGCCCTTAACGGCTTGGGTCTTGCGATGATCCACCGCCTGGATGCTCCGGGCGAGGACACGGGAAACAACCAGCTCCGGTGGACCCTCATCGCCATGGCGGTGGCCATCGCCGTCGTGTTCTTCCTGAAGGACCACCGCATCCTGCGCCGGTTCACCTTCATTTCCCTGGCTGCGTCCGCCCTGCTGCTGATCCTGCCCCTGGTCCCGGGAGTCAGCGCCGGCGAAATCCTCGGCGCACGGGTGTGGATCAGGGTTGGCCCCATGACGTTCCAGCCGGGCGAAGTAGCCAAGATTACGCTCGCCATATTCTTCGCCGGGTATCTTTCCTCCAACCGTGACCTCATCTTGCTGGCAGGCCGCAAGATCGGCCCCCTGCAGTTTCCCCGGTTCAAGGACATGGGCCCCATGATCACCGCGTGGCTGGTCAGCATCGGTGTCCTGATCTTCCAGCGGGACCTTGGTTCCTCCCTGCTCTTCTTCGGGCTGTTCATCGTCATGATCTACGTGGCAACCAGCCGCATCAGCTGGGTGGTGATTGGACTGGCGCTGATCCTCGGCGGCGGTTTCGTGGCCGCCCAGGTGTTCTCCCACGTCCAGCAGCGCGTCTACGGCTGGCTCAACGCCTTCTCCCCCGATGTCTACGAGAACGGCAGCCGGCAGGTCATCGAGGGCCTGTTCGGCATGGCCAACGGCGGCCTGGTGGGCACCGGCCTTGGCCAGGGCCGCCCGGACCTGGTCCCGTTCGCCAACAGCGACATGATCATCGCCTCCCTGGGCGAGGAACTGGGCCTCATCGGCCTGTTCGCCGTCGTCCTGCTGTACCTGCTGCTGATCACCCGCGGATTCCGCGCCGCCCTGGGCACGCGGGACGCGTTCGGAAAGCTGCTCGCCTGCGGCCTTTCCTTCGCGGTGGCGCTTCAGTGCTTCGTGGTCATCGGCGGGGTCACCCGGCTCATTCCACTGACCGGGCTTACCACGCCGTTCCTGGCGGCCGGCGGTTCGTCCCTTCTGGCCAACTGGATCATTGTGGGACTGCTCCTGATGATCTCGCATGCGGCCCGCGGGCCGGTGGACACTACACCGTTGCCGCCGGCCGGGACGGCAGCGGCAACAGGCATTGACACTCCAACCGAGGCGGTGAAGCAGGCATGA
- a CDS encoding PP2C family serine/threonine-protein phosphatase, whose product MRFAARSDVGRIRSKNDDSAYAGRHLAVVADGMGGHAGGDVASAATVLDMIHLDSPDHGDEAGTILADEIQTANSLLSELVHINPKLAGMGTTVTALLLADGKLHFAHIGDSRAYRLRDGEFKQVSVDHTFVQRLIDEGRLRPEEAETHPHKNVLMRVLGDVDASPELDLDTLDARPGDRWLLCSDGLNYVAAHAVERTVRETHNLHECADTLVELTLEAGSPDNVTVVMVDIVEETPDDVSTAAVEIVPPVQGGKSAAAAAGGQGATAASPVPAGGTEPAKSGSATDDAGQERAPEKKTAVGGTRDPEAGSSEAGSTDPHLGEHLSAEVLREELASRPHELVGAAAAAAESGSIPTVAGRTVARRAATLLTHKAEPAVDPEDTLPTLRPRRWVAWSVAAAVLVVVAVGLWLGYAWTQTRYYVGEFDSRVAIYNGVSQRLGPIQLSSLEAVTDIRMDSLPPFSQQRVRQTVPANDLYDAQRIVKNLELTGTTSPEEECPRPSASATAPAPSASTGTSASAAPPASAAAPPPAPDAAAPAPSAASPSPTPTITCEAAK is encoded by the coding sequence ATGCGCTTCGCGGCGCGGTCCGACGTCGGCCGGATCCGTTCGAAGAATGACGATTCCGCCTACGCGGGCCGCCACCTCGCCGTCGTCGCCGACGGCATGGGCGGCCACGCGGGCGGTGACGTTGCCTCAGCCGCGACCGTCCTGGACATGATCCACCTGGACAGCCCCGACCACGGCGATGAAGCCGGGACGATCCTGGCCGACGAAATCCAGACCGCCAACTCACTGCTCTCCGAACTGGTGCACATCAACCCCAAGCTGGCCGGCATGGGCACCACCGTGACGGCCCTCCTGCTGGCAGACGGCAAACTGCACTTCGCGCACATCGGCGACTCCCGGGCCTACCGGCTCCGCGACGGCGAATTCAAACAGGTCAGCGTGGACCACACCTTCGTACAGCGGCTCATCGACGAAGGCCGGCTCAGGCCTGAGGAAGCGGAAACGCACCCGCACAAGAATGTCCTCATGCGGGTCCTGGGCGACGTCGATGCCAGCCCCGAACTCGATCTGGACACCCTGGACGCCCGTCCCGGCGACCGGTGGCTGCTGTGCTCCGACGGGCTGAACTACGTCGCCGCGCACGCCGTGGAGCGGACGGTCCGGGAAACCCACAACCTGCACGAATGCGCTGACACCCTCGTTGAACTGACTCTTGAGGCCGGTTCGCCGGATAACGTCACCGTGGTCATGGTGGACATCGTGGAGGAAACGCCCGACGACGTCAGCACGGCCGCCGTCGAAATCGTTCCGCCGGTGCAGGGCGGCAAGTCCGCTGCCGCGGCAGCTGGCGGGCAAGGCGCCACCGCCGCGTCCCCTGTTCCGGCCGGCGGGACGGAACCGGCCAAGTCCGGTTCAGCCACTGACGATGCCGGGCAGGAACGGGCGCCCGAAAAGAAGACGGCCGTCGGCGGCACCAGGGATCCGGAGGCCGGCTCCTCCGAGGCCGGCAGTACAGACCCCCACCTGGGCGAACATCTTTCCGCTGAAGTCCTCCGCGAAGAACTTGCCTCCCGCCCGCATGAACTGGTGGGTGCTGCCGCTGCCGCCGCCGAATCGGGCTCCATCCCCACCGTGGCCGGACGTACCGTGGCACGACGGGCAGCCACGCTCCTCACCCATAAGGCAGAACCGGCCGTCGATCCCGAGGACACTTTGCCGACGCTGCGTCCGCGCCGCTGGGTGGCCTGGTCCGTTGCAGCCGCCGTGCTGGTTGTCGTTGCCGTCGGCCTGTGGCTGGGGTACGCCTGGACCCAGACCCGCTACTACGTCGGCGAGTTCGATTCCCGGGTGGCCATCTACAACGGGGTCTCCCAACGGTTGGGACCCATCCAGCTGTCCTCCCTTGAGGCTGTGACGGATATCCGCATGGACTCGCTCCCGCCGTTCTCGCAGCAACGGGTCCGCCAGACCGTCCCCGCCAATGACCTCTATGACGCGCAGCGGATCGTCAAGAACCTGGAGCTCACGGGAACAACCTCCCCCGAGGAGGAGTGCCCCAGGCCATCTGCCTCCGCCACTGCGCCTGCCCCGTCGGCAAGCACAGGCACGTCGGCAAGTGCAGCGCCGCCCGCCAGCGCAGCCGCTCCGCCGCCCGCACCGGATGCCGCCGCGCCCGCACCCTCCGCGGCTTCTCCGTCCCCCACTCCGACTATCACCTGCGAGGCGGCCAAATGA